A portion of the Avibacterium sp. 20-132 genome contains these proteins:
- a CDS encoding Do family serine endopeptidase, with protein sequence MKRKHFLLTSIALGLTVLGTSVNSMATLPPPSTLSSTPTLAPMLEQVLPSVVSIAVEGKQKTRFQNDDIPEEFKFFFGPEIFNNNSPRSFKGLGSGVIINAEKGYVLTNNHVIDQADKITVKLQDGREFNAKLVGADELSDIALIQLEDPKNLTEIKMADSDKLRVGDYTVAVGNPFGLGQTVTSGIVSALGRSTGSEKGSYENYIQTDAAVNQGNSGGPLLNLNGELIGINTAIISPSGGNAGIAFAIPSNMANSLVKQILEFGEVRRGLLGIKGAELNAELAKALKINAQQGAFISEVLPDSAAEKAGLQAGDVITAINGQKLSSFAELRAKIATTGAGKSVELTYLRDGKSHTTSVTLQPDEEVKASATNLLPALEGAELSNYNAKGQKGVEISKIKDKSLAQRLGLKDGDVIIGINRTPVENLDQLRKLLKDKPSTIALNILRGKTNFYLLVQ encoded by the coding sequence GTGAAAAGAAAACATTTTTTATTAACCAGTATCGCTCTTGGCTTAACCGTGCTTGGTACCTCTGTAAACTCAATGGCAACATTGCCCCCTCCAAGCACGCTTTCTAGCACACCTACTTTAGCCCCAATGTTAGAGCAAGTGCTACCTAGCGTCGTTTCCATTGCAGTGGAAGGAAAACAAAAAACCCGTTTCCAAAATGACGATATTCCTGAAGAGTTCAAGTTTTTCTTCGGGCCAGAAATTTTTAATAATAACTCACCGCGCAGTTTCAAAGGTCTTGGTTCTGGTGTGATTATCAATGCCGAAAAAGGTTATGTACTCACGAACAATCACGTGATTGATCAAGCAGATAAAATCACGGTGAAATTACAAGATGGACGTGAATTTAACGCAAAATTAGTGGGGGCTGATGAGCTTTCAGATATTGCTTTAATTCAACTAGAAGATCCGAAAAACCTTACTGAGATCAAAATGGCTGACTCTGATAAACTACGTGTTGGCGATTACACTGTGGCTGTTGGAAATCCCTTTGGTCTAGGACAGACGGTGACTTCAGGCATTGTCTCTGCTCTTGGGCGTTCAACAGGTTCAGAAAAAGGTAGCTATGAAAATTACATTCAAACTGATGCTGCAGTAAACCAAGGCAATTCAGGAGGGCCATTACTCAATCTTAATGGTGAATTAATTGGTATCAATACAGCAATTATCTCACCAAGTGGAGGAAATGCCGGAATCGCTTTCGCCATTCCAAGTAATATGGCAAACAGCCTTGTGAAACAAATCCTTGAATTTGGTGAAGTTCGCCGTGGATTATTAGGCATAAAAGGCGCTGAACTCAATGCTGAGCTAGCCAAAGCACTCAAAATTAATGCACAACAAGGGGCATTTATAAGTGAAGTGTTACCTGATTCTGCTGCAGAAAAAGCAGGCTTACAAGCTGGCGATGTAATTACCGCCATTAACGGGCAAAAACTGTCTAGCTTCGCCGAATTACGTGCAAAAATCGCCACGACAGGGGCAGGTAAAAGCGTTGAATTAACCTATTTACGCGATGGCAAATCCCATACAACTTCCGTTACCTTACAACCAGATGAAGAAGTAAAAGCCAGTGCAACAAACCTTCTTCCTGCATTAGAAGGTGCCGAGTTAAGTAACTACAATGCAAAAGGACAAAAAGGCGTTGAAATTAGCAAAATTAAAGATAAATCACTTGCTCAACGCTTAGGCTTAAAAGACGGAGATGTGATTATTGGTATAAACCGCACACCAGTTGAAAACTTGGATCAACTACGTAAATTACTTAAAGATAAACCTTCTACTATCGCATTAAATATTTTGCGTGGTAAAACAAATTTCTATTTGCTGGTGCAATAA